Sequence from the Xiphophorus maculatus strain JP 163 A chromosome 16, X_maculatus-5.0-male, whole genome shotgun sequence genome:
TTGACTTTTAAATACGACAGACAGTCGGGTTCCACTCATGAAGGTGTTTTTTGTGCGGTCACTGTGATTTAAAGAGGAGCGCTGATCAGACAGCTGCAGTGCTTTGATTTTCACTTCCTGCCGCAGGCGAACACACACACCTGAGTGTACAtatgcaagttattttattcaACGGAGGAGGTTTTACGGTTTATAATGACAATGAATCTTTACTAATTGAGCTTAATTTAGAGAAATCAAACCGCATTGGAAGATTTATTCAAACGTATGGTTGTGCTGTGCTCTTCTTGAAGAGAAGGGAAGAATCGGTGGGGAACATCAGCTTCTGTAAACTGTAGCAGGTACCATTAAAGTGACtatgtgtcatttttaaaagagtGTGATGCATTGTGGGAAACTGTTGGTCACTGATACAccttaataaaatccagtgcaaacatgtggaagaaggttttctctgatcagatgagaacaaaatcaaacattttgacCATTTTCCTACAGAGCTGCTCTAACTGATGGTTCTATCAAATATTGACTCAAGAGGATGAATACAAATCCAAGccacattttttacacaaacaaaatcccCCTACTTCACAGTGATGCAAAAATCTGAAGGTTATCGGAAAATGTGATGAAGCTATAAGAGTTTGAAAACTGTCCTAAAACCATCAGTAagttttagatttattaaaatatttgacatgcTGCGAGTTGGCTTGTTGTGTTGatctcctttaaaaaaaaaagaaaaaaagaagagttcaAACAAAGTGATGTTTTGGAAGAATTATATTTTGTTCTAAAGTCTGTACACATAAGAAGATGGTGAAAATTcatagaaacaaagaaaaagttgtttttcattgtCAAAGAAGATATTGGGTGACAAAAGAAGGACTGCACTGGCTTACAAAGTCCACTTTCCAGCgcaataaatacaaacatagCAACACGTCGCCAGTTTCATAtatacatttgtaaaaacacaattccTGCCATGACTGATTAAACCAGAactgatatttttgttgttgttgtttctactGACAGCATGTGTTGCTGAAAACTCCAGTTCTAGGGCTGGGCAGCCGGGGGCGCTGCAGCCTGCTCCTCCTTCTGTCTGCGCTTCAGCAGCTtccgtttcttcttctcttccttctcTATCTCGGCGACCATCTCCAGGAACTTGGGGCTGCGGGGGTCCACGTTGTAACCGAAGCGCTCCCGTGCCTCGGCCAGCAGCTTGGTTTTCcgctccttctcctccttcagctTCTGCTTGGCCTCGCGCTTTTCCCTGCGCCAGTCTTCCACCATCTTGGGCATCTTGGCCATGTTCGCCGCTATGAGCTTCTCCCTGTGGCGAAAACAGTAAAGTAATCAGCCGGTGCCGCCCAAAGAACAAGGCTGGAGCTAACGTCATCAGAGCTAGAGCGGAGTTTGTTGGGGGGTTTTTCCCCGTTAAATATTCAGTCACATAACACCGACAAAacatattacatttaaattatattagacttttcatttttgtcacagTACAACTGCAAACATCAGTGGAAGGAATAGTTTTACTTTTAGAAttacaaatatctgaaaactggtgcgcatgatgctgccaccaccgtgcctCCCCAATGGGTAGGTTTTAGAGCAGAGCCTTTCAGCTTCCATCTCCAGTTTCAaacgataaattaaaaaaaatgcgcTGAAAGACACCGCAGATGAATGTGTCAAATATATCAAAAGAGATTGATCTGTTTACAGTGAACCTCGCTTGACTGGTTTTCTCCCATCCGCAGGGTCTGATTACTAACCCAGGAGAAGGATTACTGCCTTTTTGtctgccattttattttatttaattgttgtttttacttacTAACGGATATTTCAAATTTTACACAAAGTatcctgaaataaaactaaaagttcGGGTTTTATGAATGACAGAAATGCGACGTACAGACAAATTATGAATAATTACAGTAACGCGAGTAAATGTAACTTGTTACTTTCCACTCCATATtcaagtttgtgattgtaagaTAAAGGATGAAAAGATTTATGGGGTATAAATACTTCGCAACGCGCTGTGACAGGTTCAGGAAAAGTTGCACAAAGTGAAGAATAAACATGAAGGAGAGAAAcggaccaatcagagcagctgtaGCGTGACTTACTTCGCGAGCCGCTTCTCGGTTTCCTCCGTCTCTCTGGCCTCGATGTTCTTCAGTAAAACTTCCAAAGGTGGATGCCACTCTTTTTCCTCCGCTACAATCTTCTCCAGCTCCTCGGCAGACGGCCACAGAGACGCGGGCGCGATGCCCGAGGCTGAGCCGTAGCGGCCGAACAGCTTCCTGTCGTACCGAGACGTCTTCTGCCACTCCGGAGTTTTGTTGCTCTCCTTGTCGGGGACGTAGGGATCCCGGAGGTTCAGCCACAGCGGCTTGGGGTTGTAGCTTGCGGCCTGCAACACAAACTCACAGCGGCAGTTCGCGGGAAGGATGGCTCTGGACAGGGAAGCTCCCTTTAAGGTCCCACAGAACGCTGCCGTCCTCTGCACCAGGATGGACGCCGCCATCTTTTCTTCCGTTCGCTTCTTCTGGTTCCGAAACGATTCACATTAAATTTTGTCTGCGTTTTGCCGCCGCCTAGTGGACTGGAGCAAGATGGCGCAAactgcttggaaaaaaaacccgaatgaagtatttaaaatactAATTACTGGGTTGCTTTacataaattaagaaaacataactcataaaacataatgttatgatacattttctttaattgtaAAGAACTATTATTATGCATTTAATAATATtgatatagatagatagatagatagatagatagatagatagatagatagatagatagatagatagatagatagatagatagatagatagatagatagatagatagatagatagatagatagatagatagatagatagatagatagatagatctggGGTAAATCTAAGTAAACAAACTTTGAGTATCAACAAACGTGAAACCTGATTAAatgctgtgtgcagtttagCGGGACAAATCACTTCTTGATGACTGGTTTTCTAAAGAGGCGAATTACATATGGGTCTGTTTTTCACCAGcagtatttctgtttgtggAGCTGTGATGGTGCCGTCCACCCAGCCATACagtgatctaaaaaaaaaagaaagaaaaagaagtgaaTAGTTCTTGTCGTCTCTTTTATCGTCATCACAATAGAACCACAAAAATATCGTGATAAAGCCTTACTATCACGATAACTATCCAAAGCGATagattttcttcttgtttgatatgaaacatttcaatgtcacataaaaaaaatcaaaaaccgAAGGAATCTGTAAAgaggacaaaatgtttttccacaatCATTTTTCGTGTTACTTTGCTTTGTTGCACTGAGCAAACCCGCTCTCATAAAagtagattattattattattattattattattattattattattattattattattattattattattattattattattattattattattattattttcaccaCAATTCCAGTTTCAAACCAAAGCACCGGGGCTCTACCAGACGTTCAGCCGTGCGGTTTTATCTCATTGTAAGTGCCGGCGAGCTGAGCTGGAAGCGGCCGTGAGCAGGTGGGCTGCGGTCGGAGCATCGGAACAAGGGGAGGCGATCTGGAAAGCTTTTAGCGCACTGAAGCATTTGGGGGACAGCGGgcaaatctctctctctctctctctctctctctctctctctctctctctctctctctctctctctctctctctctctctctctctctctctctctctctctctctctctctctctctctctctctctctctctcccccccagCTTTCCACATTTGATTTCTTTGGAGGACTTTTGGGCGAGAACAAATGGAGTTGCTCTGGAGTGCGGCACTTACAGAGACAGATGTCGCCGCTTTTGTATCGTGGGAGCGCGCGCAGCTCTCCATCGTCATTAAAGATTTAGGGTTCCCATGGCACGAGggctgctggtggtggtggtggtggtggggagaAGAGGGGCGGCGAGCTCGCGACTGAAGGTGGGGGTGGGCATGACGGAGGCTTAATTTGGCTTAGGAGCGATCCGGTGCCAAGCCGGGGCTTTAGGGATCGCGTCAACGTCAGTCACAGGCAAATAGGCTTGTTAACAGTTAGGCGATAAGGGATGGTGGCACGTTGACAGGTCTATTTCTGAGTGAGCGCCTGAGTGGGAGGGATGAGGTGTCGAGACGTGTTTCAAGGAAGTTATATAGAACACCTGAA
This genomic interval carries:
- the gadd45gip1 gene encoding growth arrest and DNA damage-inducible proteins-interacting protein 1 produces the protein MAASILVQRTAAFCGTLKGASLSRAILPANCRCEFVLQAASYNPKPLWLNLRDPYVPDKESNKTPEWQKTSRYDRKLFGRYGSASGIAPASLWPSAEELEKIVAEEKEWHPPLEVLLKNIEARETEETEKRLAKEKLIAANMAKMPKMVEDWRREKREAKQKLKEEKERKTKLLAEARERFGYNVDPRSPKFLEMVAEIEKEEKKKRKLLKRRQKEEQAAAPPAAQP